Proteins encoded within one genomic window of Bombus terrestris chromosome 11, iyBomTerr1.2, whole genome shotgun sequence:
- the LOC100644098 gene encoding transcription factor Sox-21-A-like has product MISSHQQHPSYGFLSGMDLHSIHHMGQDINQQSLTPQEQHIKRPMNAFMVWSRIQRKKIALDNPKMHNSEISKRLGAEWKLLSDAEKRPFIDEAKRLRAVHMKQHPDYKYRPRRKPKIAVSIGNGKTVSLNSSSFASFPLPPYFAAPATSVSHHHPHPLDYPPLPPYFGSAFDAVHFSKLVAGSGTGSPSTNAAADVANNNAASAAAVVSSFYTGLYSTPTTPTKPYPTTASHLGPLFPTGHHSVPATTPHPPLMFQSSAATGPGSIVTTTSSPGSSPGSTPIPSSHQHVPTSATSTLDMEQLRRPVPVIY; this is encoded by the coding sequence ATGATAAGCTCTCACCAACAGCATCCCAGCTATGGGTTTCTTTCCGGCATGGACCTCCATTCCATTCACCATATGGGCCAGGACATAAACCAACAATCATTAACACCGCAGGAGCAACACATCAAGAGGCCTATGAACGCGTTTATGGTATGGTCTCGGattcaaagaaaaaagattgcATTAGATAACCCTAAGATGCATAATTCAGAAATATCTAAACGACTTGGTGCGGAATGGAAGCTTCTCTCTGATGCGGAAAAACGACCCTTCATTGACGAGGCAAAACGCCTGCGTGCCGTGCATATGAAGCAACATCCAGACTATAAATACCGTCCACGAAGAAAACCAAAGATTGCAGTATCCATTGGTAATGGTAAAACAGTGTCACTAAATTCAAGTAGTTTCGCCAGTTTCCCATTACCGCCTTACTTCGCTGCACCTGCCACCTCGGTTTctcaccaccacccacaccctCTCGATTATCCGCCCCTGCCGCCCTACTTTGGATCCGCCTTCGACGCCGTCCACTTCAGCAAACTGGTAGCTGGTAGTGGGACAGGATCACCATCGACGAACGCGGCAGCAGATGTAGCCAACAATAACGCAGCTTCCGCGGCAGCAGTAGTCAGTAGCTTCTACACGGGACTCTATTCCACACCTACGACACCAACTAAGCCGTATCCGACGACGGCGTCTCATCTGGGACCACTATTTCCAACTGGACACCACAGTGTACCTGCGACTACACCTCACCCACCTTTAATGTTTCAATCTTCGGCGGCAACTGGCCCCGGAAGTATTGTGACAACGACCAGCAGTCCTGGAAGCAGTCCAGGATCTACTCCTATACCATCGTCCCATCAGCATGTCCCTACATCGGCTACATCGACGTTGGATATGGAACAGCTACGTCGACCAGTCCCCGTGATATATTAA